The DNA window AAATATCCGTCCCATTCACAATCAATGACAAGGGTCTGCAGGAGGCGGAATTCAATTAAGTTCCTTATATCTAAGGAACCTTGGACAGTGAGTGCCAAAAACTTCAACTGAGTTAGCATCATTATTTCTCTTGGAAGATCCATTAGATTGATGTTAACTATGTTCAACACTTTTAGTAGTTTAAGCGACATGCCTAAGAAACATCGATAGCCTGATACAGATAGTTTCTCGAAGCTCATCAGAGAACGGGTGTATGGGAATGATGCTTTATTGCTATACTCGTGGATGCTGGAGTGGAAGGACAGTCTTTGCAGATCATAATGTCGGGGAACATTCATCCGTTGAAGAATGTGCCATGGAATCTTCACCTCATCTGGTGCTGGAAGTTGTCCACAGCTGTTGATTGCATGAAGAAAATTGTGCTTCTGGGACTCTGGGCAGAGTTCTCACATCAAATCATGGACGTAGCAAGTCTTGACCGTACCACGAGAACTTCTCCTTTTGACCAATATTAAACTTCTAGCTATAAGGTCTGCCAAATAATTCTCAGCAATTTCGTCCAAGCTCTTATGAGTAGTAGACCAGATAAATCCTTCCGCAACCCACAACCGTGTCAATTTCTTTACTGATACTTCATAATCCTCCGGGAACATACCCATGTAAAGGAAGCATGGTTTCAAGAAATCAGGCAAATGGTTGTAACTCAAAGCAAGTATGTGTTGACACTGTTCTGCTTCTTCCATCAACAGTGACCCCACACATTTGGCAACTGATTCCCAAACATCTATTTTCTTGCTCATCTTTGACAGAAGACCTCCTAAAACAACTATAGTTAGTGGCAGACCATGGCATTTATAGGCTATTTGCTTTCCAACCTCCACCATTTCCTGAGGGCAGGATTCACCACCCACAAAGATCTTTGAGCTTAGAAGCTCCCAACTTTCATGCATACTCAAGCAACGCAGGCAGTGGGGAGGAGTGTCTTCACTTGCATGAACAGCTACTTCTTGAATCCGACTTGTAAGTATAATTCTACTACCATTCTTATCATCAGGAAATACTCTCTTTAAGTCATCCCAAGCTTTAGCATCCCACATATCATCCAA is part of the Salvia hispanica cultivar TCC Black 2014 unplaced genomic scaffold, UniMelb_Shisp_WGS_1.0 HiC_scaffold_935, whole genome shotgun sequence genome and encodes:
- the LOC125200367 gene encoding putative late blight resistance protein homolog R1A-10 — encoded protein: MWDAKAWDDLKRVFPDDKNGSRIILTSRIQEVAVHASEDTPPHCLRCLSMHESWELLSSKIFVGGESCPQEMVEVGKQIAYKCHGLPLTIVVLGGLLSKMSKKIDVWESVAKCVGSLLMEEAEQCQHILALSYNHLPDFLKPCFLYMGMFPEDYEVSVKKLTRLWVAEGFIWSTTHKSLDEIAENYLADLIARSLILVKRRSSRGTVKTCYVHDLM